The proteins below come from a single Acidobacteriota bacterium genomic window:
- a CDS encoding ABC transporter ATP-binding protein, with product MVEPQTQKEPAAEVLLELKNVETYYGPIMAIRGVSLAVPEGRIVAVLGANGAGKTTILRTISGVMDPQTGEILFAGEDIARRDPDAVMRLGLSHVPEGREVFPFLSVSENLRMGAYSRRDRTRIADDLERVYDYFPALADRTSQQASQLSGGEQQMLAIGRALMAHPRMLLLDEPSLGLSPILVHQIFEIINRINEEQGMTILVVEQNAHVALRHSHYGYVLENGRVVMDDTCEKLESSPDIQEFYLGMKDQMPRGVRRWKKRKTWR from the coding sequence ATGGTGGAACCGCAGACTCAAAAGGAGCCCGCCGCGGAGGTGCTGCTCGAACTGAAGAACGTCGAGACCTACTACGGTCCGATCATGGCGATCCGCGGCGTCAGCCTCGCGGTGCCCGAAGGCCGGATCGTCGCCGTTCTGGGCGCCAACGGTGCCGGCAAGACGACCATCCTCCGCACGATCTCGGGCGTGATGGATCCCCAGACGGGCGAGATCCTCTTCGCTGGCGAGGACATAGCGCGTCGCGATCCCGACGCCGTCATGCGCCTCGGCCTGAGCCACGTGCCGGAGGGCCGGGAGGTCTTTCCCTTCCTCTCGGTGAGCGAGAACCTGCGGATGGGCGCCTACAGCCGCCGCGACCGCACCCGCATCGCCGACGATCTCGAGCGCGTCTACGACTATTTCCCGGCGCTCGCCGATCGGACCTCGCAACAGGCGAGCCAGCTCTCCGGCGGCGAACAGCAGATGCTCGCCATCGGCCGTGCCCTGATGGCGCATCCGAGGATGCTGCTGCTCGACGAGCCGTCGCTTGGGCTGTCTCCGATCCTGGTCCACCAGATCTTCGAGATCATCAACCGGATCAACGAGGAGCAGGGCATGACGATCCTCGTCGTCGAGCAGAACGCCCACGTCGCGCTGCGACACTCGCACTACGGCTACGTGCTCGAGAACGGAAGGGTGGTCATGGACGACACGTGCGAGAAGCTCGAGAGTTCGCCGGACATCCAGGAGTTCTACCTCGGCATGAAGGACCAGATGCCGAGGGGGGTCCGCCGGTGGAAGAAGCGCAAGACCTGGAGGTGA